A part of Rhinatrema bivittatum chromosome 16, aRhiBiv1.1, whole genome shotgun sequence genomic DNA contains:
- the LOC115077151 gene encoding microtubule-associated protein futsch-like isoform X4 → MPQLLTIIKDIINTFYSYCNKEDLHGKLNKEAFNLLIQNEFADIIEDSEKPETIAAIMQALDENNDGEVDFKEFLDLFFKVAVAYCEALALYKQKKQEKCQQSSGSDSKQQKSSEQDSSKKHETEPKTTPKQDPSLQQTPPQKQDTSHPQPFSQEKDPSQKQKPAQSKSSSQSLSQKPETSQKQDPSQPQFSYQKHDSIQKQGMSQKQDSTQKQEPCQTKNKPLVESSPQKQDAPQLKSPSHKQDPLQKKDISEKHDLSKPQSLSQQHDLSKKPELSQPKCPAKKIDPFQQQSPTQKQDPSQPQSPTQKQDISKKPEPAQPKSPSKKIDPFQQQSPNQKQDPSQPQSPTQKQDISKKSEPALAKSPFKKQDISTAKEPAKKQDASQMQELPLLKSSPPKQDASKQQDPSQPQALSQKEDPCKPHDSSQPLSPSTKQGSSKKQDPSLPLFPSKKEDPSQPQSHSQKQDPFQKKDPSKKAEPLKIQDQSFTQESPLLQSLPQKQDPSQPQAPSQKQEPIQEQDQSKKQDPSKKQSPSQKLESLKKQDPSKKKDPSQPQSPSQKQDPVQKQDPLKKKEPSQPQSPSKKQDQIQKQDSSQQQSPSTKDSCKKQDPPKKGQSLKKHDETLTQESPLLQSLPQKQDPSQTQFPSKKQDISKKEELSKPQSPSPKQDHFQKQDPLKKQEPSQPKSDSQKQESIHKEDTSKKQDPFQPQSPSQKQDTFQKEDLSKPQSPSQKQDHVQKQDPVKKQEPSQPKSPSQKQESIHKEDPSKKQEPSKPESPSQKQEPFQKQDSPQSHSPSQKQDHFQKQDPLKKQDPSQTQSPSLKQDPIQQQDPIEKQDSSQQQSPSTKDSCQKQDPSKKGQPLKKHDQSQTQESPLLQSLPQKQDISKKEELSQPQSPSQKQDHLQKQDPLKKQEPSQPKSPSQKQESIHKEDPSKKQDPFQPQSPSQKQDTFQQQDPLKKHPCQPQSPSQKQDHFQKEDLSKPQSPSQKQDHFQKQDPLKKQEPSQPKSPSQKQESIHKEDPSKKQDPFQPQSPSQKQDTFQQQDPIKKHPCQPQSPSQKQEHFQKEDLSQPQSPSQKQDHFHKQDPLKKQESSQPKSPSQKQESIHKEDPSKKQDPFQPHSPSQKQDTLQQQDPLKKQPCQPQSPSQKQDHFQKEDLSKPQSPSQNKDHFQKEDPLKKQEPSQPKSPSQKQESIHKEDPSKKQDPFQPHSPSQKQDTLQQQDPLKKHPCQPQSPSQKQEHFQKEDQSQPQSPSQKQDHLQKQDPLKKQEPSQPKSPSQKQESIHKEDPSKKQDPFQPHSPSQKQDTLQEQDPVKKHPCQPQSPSQKQEHFQKEDLSQPQSPSQKQDHFQKQDPLKKQESSQPKSPSQKQESIHKEDPSKKQDPFQPHSPSQKQDTLQQQDPLKKHPCQPQSPSQKQDHFQKEDLSKPQSPSQKQDHFQKQDPLKKQEPSQPKSPSQKQESIHKEDPSKKQDPFQPHSPSQKQDTLQQQDPLKKHPCQPQSPSQKQDHFQKEDLSKPQSPSQKQDHFQKQDPLKKQEPSQPKSPSQKQESIHKEDPSKKQDPFQPQSPSQKQDTLQQQDPLKKHPCQPQSPSQKQEHFQKEDLSKPQSPSQKQDHLQKQDPLKKQEPSQPKSPSQKQESIHKEDPSKKQDPFQPQSPSQKQDTFHQQDPLKKHPCQPQSPSQKQDHFQKQDPLKKQEPSQPKSPSQKQESIHKEDPSKKQDPFQPQSPSQKQDTFQQQDPLKKHPCQPQAPSQKQEHFQKEDLSQPQSPSQKQDHFHKQDPLKKQESSQPKSPSQKQESIHKEDPSKKQDPFQPHSPSQKQDTLQQQDPLKKHPCQPQSPSQKQEHFQKEDLSKPQSPSQKQDHLQKQDPLKKQEPSQPKSPSQKQESIHKEDPSKKQDPFQPQSPSQKQDTFHQQDPLKKHPCQPQSPSQKQDHFQKQDPLKKQEPSQPKSPSQKQESIHKEDPSKKQDPFQPQSPSQKQDTFQQQDPLKKHPCQPQAPSQKQEHFQKEDLSQPQSPSQKQDHFHKQDPLKKQESSQPKSPSQKQESIHKEDPSKKQDPFQPHSPSQKQDTLQQQDPLKKHPCQPQSPSQKQEHFQKEDQSQPQSPSQKQDHLQKQDPLKKQEPSQPKSPSQKQESIHKEDPSKKQDPFQPQSPSQKQDTLQQQDPLKKHPCQPQSPSQKQEHFQKEDLSKPQSPSQKQDHLQKQDPLKKQEPSQPKSPSQKQESIHKEDPSKKQDPFQPQSPSQKQDTFHQQDPLKKHPCQPQSPSQKQDHFQKQDPLKKQEPSQPKSPSQKQESIHKEDQSKKQDPFQPHSPSQKQDTLQQQDPLKKHPCQPQSPSQKQDHFQKEDLSKPQSPSQKQDHFQKQDPLKKQEPSQPKCPSQKQESIHKEDPSKKQDPFQPQSPSQKQDTFQQQDPLKKHPSQPQSPSQKQEHFQKEDLSKPQSPSQKQDPLQKQDPLKKQEPSQPNSPSQKQESIHKEDPSKKQDPFQPHSPSQKQDTLQQQDPLKKHPCQPQSPSQKQEHFQKEDLSQPQSPSQKEDHSQKQDPLKKQEPSKPKFPSQKQESIHKEDPSKKQDPFQPQSPSQKQDTFHQQDPLKKHPCQPQSPSQKQDHFEKQDPLKKQEPSQPKSPSQKQESIHKEDPSKKQDPYQPQSPSQKQDTFQQQDPLKKHPCQPQSPSQKQEHFQKEDQSQPQSPSQKQDHLQKQDPLKKQEPSQPKSPSQKQESIHKEDPSKKQDAFQPHSPSEKQDTLQQQDPLKKHPCQPQSPSQKQEHFQKEDLSKPQSPSQKQDHFQKQDPLKKQEPSQPKSPSQKQESIHKEDPSKKQDPFQPQFPSQKQDTLQQQDPLKKHPCQPQSPSQKQEPFKKQDSPQPHSPSQKQDHFEKQDPLKKQEPSQPKSPSQKQESIHKEDPSKKQDPFQPQFPSQKQDTLQQQDPLKKHPCQPQSPSQKQEPFKKQDSPQPHSPSQKQDHFEKQDPLKKQEPSQPKSPSQKQESIHKEDPSKKQDPYQPQSPSQKQDTFQQQDPLKKHPGQPQSPSQKQDHFQKEDLSKPQSPSQKEEPFKKQDSPQPHSPSQKEDHFEKQDPLKKQNPSQTQSPSLKQDPIQQQGPIEKQDSSQQQSPSTKDSCQKQDPSKKGQPLKKHEVTLTQESPLLQCLPQKQDPSQAQYPSQKQDISKKQELSQPQSTSQKQETLQQQDPLKKQDSSQPKSPSQKQDSIHKEDPSKKQDPFQPQSPSQKQDHFQKQDPLKKQPCQPQSPSQNQEHFQKQDPLKKQEPSQPISPSQKQESIHKEDPSKKQDPFQPQSPSQKQDTFQQQDPLKKHPCQPQSPSQKQDHFQKQDPLKKQKPSQPKSPSQMLETLQKQDPIKKQDSLQQQSPSPIKQDPLQLQDPLKKKDPPQPQSPSQKQDPFQKQDPSKKHDPSQPLSPSQKQDPSHLQSPSQKVDSSRIQDPLHLQCSSQEKDPVQKQDASKKQDPPQPQSLFQKPDPQTIESLKQDLSPKKQDTNQEHDLSLKPDPLKEPSLFKGDLLSKQSDLSQSQQEAWKECSFQKQDSLKQPYSFTPNDPPAYWESSQRQDLPMQKDLLKKDTLSHQQFSPQDPSKESHVPDQKQDAPLQPQPSIWQHIFPTSQQDQTHQQKHGIYLEQQEHQSFFYSYHKDEPQQQQLSQTWGWQHVFSHSKQDASQKHGATQPDQAWPGQQHPQFPAAQQAGLPFLPQHQSAQAGPPQQPWSQSEGEAQPKKPNPPQPPQKQTASSQHTSAQETPSQQQQQAEKPPTKHFRWPWQL, encoded by the exons ATGCCACAGCTACTCACAATTATCAAAGATATTATTAACACCTTCTACAGTTACTGCAATAAAGAAGATCTCCATGGCAAACTCAACAAGGAGGCTTTCAATTTGCTCATCcaaaatgaatttgcagatattATTGAG GATTCAGAGAAGCCCGAGACAATTGCAGCAATAATGCAGGCTCTGGATGAAAATAATGATGGAGAAGTTGATTTTAAAGAGTTTCTTGATCTCTTTTTCAAAGTGGCTGTAGCATACTGTGAAGCTTTAGCATTGTATAAAcagaaaaagcaagaaaaatgtCAACAATCATCAGGTTCAGACTCAAAACAACAAAAATCATCTGAACAAGATTCATCCAAAAAACATGAAACAGAGCCAAAAACTACTCCAAAACAAGATCCATCTCTACAACAAACTCCTCCCCAGAAACAAGATACATCTCATCCACAACCTttttcccaggaaaaagatccatcTCAGAAACAAAAGCCAGCCCAATCAAAATCTTCATCTCAGTCTCTTTCCCAGAAACCAGAGACATCCCAGAAACAAGATCCTTCTCAGCCACAATTTTCTTACCAGAAACATGATTCAATTCAAAAGCAGGGTATGTCACAGAAACAAGACTCAACACAGAAACAAGAACCATGCCagacaaaaaacaaaccactAGTAGAGTCTTCACCTCAAAAACAAGACGCTCCCCAGCTAAAATCTCCTTCACACAAACAAGATCCACTCCAGAAAAAAGACATATCTGAGAAACATGACTTATCTAAGCCACAGTCTCTTTCTCAGCAACACGATCTTTCTAAGAAACCAGAACTATCCCAACCAAAATGTCCTGCCAAAAAAATAGATCCATTCCAGCAACAATCTCCTACCCAGAAACAAGATCCATCTCAGCCACAATCTCCAACCCAGAAACAAGATATATCTAAGAAACCAGAACCAGCTCAGCCAAAATCTCCTTCTAAAAAAATAGATCCATTCCAACAGCAATCTCCTAACCAGAAACAAGATCCATCTCAGCCACAATCTCCAACCCAGAAACAAGATATATCTAAGAAATCAGAACCAGCCCTGGCAAAATCTCCTTTCAAGAAACAAGATATTTCTACGGCAAAAGAACCAGCTAAGAAACAGGATGCATCCCAGATGCAAGAATTGCCTCTACTAAAATCTTCTCCCCCAAAACAAGATGCATCTAAGCAACAAGATCCATCCCAGCCACAAGCTCTTTCACAGAAAGAGGATCCCTGTAAGCCACATGATTCATCCCAGCCACTATCTCCTTCCACAAAACAAGGTTCATCTAAGAAACAAGATCCATCTCTGCCACTATTTCCTTCCAAGAAAGAAGATCCATCCCAACCACAATCTCATTCCCAAAAACAGGATCCTTTCCAGAAAAAAGATCCTTCTAAGAAAGCAGAGCCATTAAAAATTCAAGATCAGTCCTTCACACAAGAATCTCCTCTACTCCAATCTCTTCCCCAGAAACAAGATCCATCTCAGCCACAAGCCCCATCCCAAAAACAGGAACCTATTCAGGAGCAAGACCAATCAAAGAAACAAGATCCATCCAAAAAACAATCACCTTCCCAAAAGCTAGAAAGTTTAAAGAAACAAGACCCATCTAAGAAAAAAGATCCATCTCAACCACAATCCCCTTCCCAAAAACAGGATCCTGTCCAGAAACAAGACCCATTAAAGAAAAAAGAACCATCCCAACCACAATCCCCTTCCAAAAAACAGGATCAAATACAGAAACAAGATTCATCTCAGCAACAATCCCCTTCCACAAAAGATTCATGCAAGAAACAAGACCCACCTAAGAAAGGACAATCATTAAAAAAACATGATGAGACCCTAACACAAGAATCTCCCCTACTCCAATCTCTTCCCCAGAAACAAGATCCATCTCAGACACAATTTCCATCAAAGAAACAggatatatcaaagaaagaagaACTATCTAAGCCACaatccccttccccaaaacaggATCATTTCCAGAAACAAGACCCATTAAAGAAACAAGAACCATCACAACCAAAATCCGATTCCCAAAAGCAAGAATCTATCCATAAGGAAGATACATCTAAGAAACAAGATCCATTCCAACCACAATCCCCTTCACAAAAACAAGATACTTTCCAGAAGGAAGATCTATCTAAACCACAATCTCCTTCTCAAAAACAGGATCATGTCCAGAAACAAGACCCAGTAAAGAAACAAGAGCCATCACAACCAAAATCCCCTTCCCAAAAGCAAGAATCTATCCATAAGGAAGACCCATCTAAGAAACAAGAGCCATCCAAACCAGAATCCCCTTCCCAAAAACAAGAACCTTTCCAGAAACAAGATTCACCTCAATCACATTCCCCTTCACAAAAACAGGATCATTTCCAGAAACAAGACCCATTAAAGAAACAAGATCCATCCCAAACACAATCCCCCTCCCTTAAACAAGATCCTATCCAGCAACAAGATCCAATAGAGAAACAGGATTCATCTCAGCAACAATCCCCTTCCACAAAAGATTCATGCCAGAAACAAGACCCATCTAAGAAAGGACAGCCATTAAAAAAACATGATCAGTCCCAGACACAAGAATCTCCTCTACTCCAATCTCTTCCCCAGAAACAggatatatcaaagaaagaagaACTATCTCAACCACAATCTCCTTCCCAAAAACAGGATCATCTCCAGAAACAAGACCCATTAAAGAAACAAGAGCCATCACAACCAAAATCACCTTCCCAAAAGCAAGAATCTATCCATAAGGAAGACCCATCTAAGAAACAAGATCCATTCCAACCACAATCCCCTTCACAAAAACAAGATACTTTCCAGCAACAAGACCCATTAAAGAAACATCCATGCCAACCACAATCCCCTTCCCAAAAACAAGATCATTTCCAGAAGGAAGATCTATCTAAACCACAATCTCCTTCCCAAAAACAGGATCATTTCCAGAAACAAGACCCATTAAAGAAACAAGAGCCATCACAACCAAAATCCCCTTCCCAAAAGCAAGAATCTATCCATAAGGAAGACCCATCTAAGAAACAAGATCCATTCCAACCACAATCCCCTTCACAAAAACAAGATACTTTCCAGCAACAAGACCCAATAAAGAAACATCCATGCCAACCACAATCCCCTTCCCAAAAACAAGAACATTTCCAGAAGGAAGATCTATCTCAACCACAATCTCCTTCACAAAAACAGGATCATTTCCATAAACAAGACCCATTAAAGAAACAAGAGTCATCACAACCAAAATCCCCTTCCCAAAAGCAAGAATCTATCCATAAGGAAGACCCATCTAAGAAACAAGATCCATTCCAACCACACTCCCCTTCACAAAAACAAGATACTTTACAGCAACAAGACCCATTAAAGAAACAACCATGTCAACCACAATCCCCTTCCCAAAAACAAGATCATTTCCAGAAGGAAGATCTATCTAAACCACAATCTCCTTCCCAAAACAAGGATCATTTCCAGAAAGAAGACCCATTAAAGAAACAAGAGCCATCACAACCAAAATCCCCTTCCCAAAAGCAAGAATCTATCCATAAGGAAGACCCATCTAAGAAACAAGATCCATTCCAACCACACTCCCCTTCACAAAAACAAGATACTTTACAGCAACAAGACCCATTAAAGAAACATCCATGCCAACCACAATCCCCTTCCCAAAAACAAGAACATTTCCAGAAGGAAGATCAATCTCAACCACAATCTCCTTCCCAAAAACAGGATCATCTCCAGAAACAAGACCCATTAAAGAAACAAGAGCCATCACAACCAAAATCCCCTTCCCAAAAGCAAGAATCTATCCATAAGGAAGACCCATCTAAGAAACAAGATCCATTCCAACCACACTCCCCATCACAAAAACAAGATACTTTACAGGAGCAAGACCCAGTAAAGAAACATCCATGCCAACCACAATCCCCTTCCCAAAAACAAGAACATTTCCAGAAGGAAGATCTATCTCAACCACAATCTCCTTCACAAAAACAGGATCATTTCCAGAAACAAGACCCATTAAAGAAACAAGAATCATCACAACCAAAATCCCCTTCCCAAAAGCAAGAATCTATCCATAAGGAAGACCCATCTAAGAAACAAGATCCATTCCAACCACACTCCCCTTCACAAAAACAAGATACTTTACAGCAACAAGACCCATTAAAGAAACATCCATGTCAACCACAATCCCCTTCCCAAAAACAAGATCATTTCCAGAAGGAAGATCTATCTAAACCACAATCTCCTTCCCAAAAACAGGATCATTTCCAGAAACAAGACCCATTAAAGAAACAAGAGCCATCACAACCAAAATCCCCTTCACAAAAGCAAGAATCTATCCATAAGGAAGACCCATCTAAGAAACAAGATCCATTCCAACCACACTCCCCTTCACAAAAACAAGATACTTTACAGCAACAAGACCCATTAAAGAAACATCCATGTCAACCACAATCCCCTTCCCAAAAACAAGATCATTTCCAGAAGGAAGATCTATCTAAACCACAATCTCCTTCCCAAAAACAGGATCATTTCCAGAAACAAGACCCATTAAAGAAACAAGAGCCATCACAACCAAAATCCCCTTCCCAAAAGCAAGAATCTATCCATAAGGAAGACCCATCTAAGAAACAAGATCCATTCCAACCACAATCCCCTTCACAAAAACAAGATACTTTACAGCAACAAGACCCATTAAAGAAACATCCATGTCAACCACAATCCCCTTCCCAAAAACAAGAACATTTCCAGAAGGAAGATCTATCTAAACCACAATCTCCTTCCCAAAAACAGGATCATCTCCAGAAACAAGACCCATTAAAGAAACAAGAGCCATCACAACCAAAATCCCCTTCCCAAAAGCAAGAATCTATCCATAAGGAAGACCCATCTAAGAAACAAGATCCATTCCAACCACAATCCCCTTCACAAAAACAAGATACTTTCCATCAACAAGACCCATTAAAGAAACATCCATGCCAACCACAATCCCCTTCCCAAAAACAGGATCATTTCCAGAAACAAGACCCATTAAAGAAACAAGAGCCATCACAACCAAAATCCCCTTCCCAAAAGCAAGAATCTATCCATAAGGAAGACCCATCTAAGAAACAAGATCCATTCCAACCACAATCCCCTTCACAAAAACAAGATACTTTCCAGCAACAAGACCCATTAAAGAAACATCCATGCCAACCACAAGCCCCTTCCCAAAAACAAGAACATTTCCAGAAGGAAGATCTATCTCAACCACAATCTCCTTCACAAAAACAGGATCATTTCCATAAACAAGACCCATTAAAGAAACAAGAGTCATCACAACCAAAATCCCCTTCCCAAAAGCAAGAATCTATCCATAAGGAAGACCCATCTAAGAAACAAGATCCATTCCAACCACACTCCCCTTCACAAAAACAAGATACTTTACAGCAACAAGACCCATTAAAGAAACATCCATGTCAACCACAATCCCCTTCCCAAAAACAAGAACATTTCCAGAAGGAAGATCTATCTAAACCACAATCTCCTTCCCAAAAACAGGATCATCTCCAGAAACAAGACCCATTAAAGAAACAAGAGCCATCACAACCAAAATCCCCTTCCCAAAAGCAAGAATCTATCCATAAGGAAGACCCATCTAAGAAACAAGATCCATTCCAACCACAATCCCCTTCACAAAAACAAGATACTTTCCATCAACAAGACCCATTAAAGAAACATCCATGCCAACCACAATCCCCTTCCCAAAAACAGGATCATTTCCAGAAACAAGACCCATTAAAGAAACAAGAGCCATCACAACCAAAATCCCCTTCCCAAAAGCAAGAATCTATCCATAAGGAAGACCCATCTAAGAAACAAGATCCATTCCAACCACAATCCCCTTCACAAAAACAAGATACTTTCCAGCAACAAGACCCATTAAAGAAACATCCATGCCAACCACAAGCCCCTTCCCAAAAACAAGAACATTTCCAGAAGGAAGATCTATCTCAACCACAATCTCCTTCACAAAAACAGGATCATTTCCATAAACAAGACCCATTAAAGAAACAAGAGTCATCACAACCAAAATCCCCTTCCCAAAAGCAAGAATCTATCCATAAGGAAGACCCATCTAAGAAACAAGATCCATTCCAACCACACTCCCCTTCACAAAAACAAGATACTTTACAGCAACAAGACCCATTAAAGAAACATCCATGCCAACCACAATCCCCTTCCCAAAAACAAGAACATTTCCAGAAGGAAGATCAATCTCAACCACAATCTCCTTCCCAAAAACAGGATCATCTCCAGAAACAAGACCCATTAAAGAAACAAGAGCCATCACAACCAAAATCCCCTTCCCAAAAGCAAGAATCTATCCATAAGGAAGACCCATCTAAGAAACAAGATCCATTCCAACCACAATCCCCTTCACAAAAACAAGATACTTTACAGCAACAAGACCCATTAAAGAAACATCCATGTCAACCACAATCCCCTTCCCAAAAACAAGAACATTTCCAGAAGGAAGATCTATCTAAACCACAATCTCCTTCCCAAAAACAGGATCATCTCCAGAAACAAGACCCATTAAAGAAACAAGAGCCATCACAACCAAAATCCCCTTCCCAAAAGCAAGAATCTATCCATAAGGAAGACCCATCTAAGAAACAAGATCCATTCCAACCACAATCCCCTTCACAAAAACAAGATACTTTCCATCAACAAGACCCATTAAAGAAACATCCATGCCAACCACAATCCCCTTCCCAAAAACAG GATCATTTCCAGAAACAAGACCCATTAAAGAAACAAGAGCCATCACAACCAAAATCCCCTTCCCAAAAGCAAGAATCTATCCATAAGGAAGACCAATCTAAGAAACAAGATCCATTCCAACCACACTCCCCTTCACAAAAACAAGATACTTTACAGCAACAAGACCCATTAAAGAAACATCCATGTCAACCACAATCCCCTTCCCAAAAACAAGATCATTTCCAGAAGGAAGATCTATCTAAACCACAATCTCCTTCCCAAAAACAG GATCATTTCCAGAAACAAGACCCATTAAAGAAACAAGAGCCATCACAACCAAAATGCCCTTCCCAAAAGCAAGAATCTATCCATAAGGAAGACCCATCTAAGAAACAAGATCCATTCCAACCACAATCCCCTTCACAAAAACAAGATACTTTCCAGCAACAAGACCCATTAAAGAAACATCCAAGCCAACCACAATCCCCTTCCCAAAAACAAGAACATTTCCAGAAGGAAGATCTATCTAAACCACAATCTCCTTCCCAAAAACAGGATCCTCTCCAGAAACAAGACCCATTAAAGAAACAAGAGCCATCACAACCAAACTCCCCTTCCCAAAAGCAAGAATCTATCCATAAGGAAGACCCATCTAAGAAACAAGATCCATTCCAACCACACTCCCCATCACAAAAACAAGATACTTTACAGCAACAAGACCCATTAAAGAAACATCCATGTCAACCACAATCCCCTTCCCAAAAACAAGAACATTTCCAGAAGGAAGATCTATCTCAACCACAATCTCCTTCACAAAAAGAGGATCATTCCCAGAAACAAGACCCATTAAAGAAACAAGAGCCATCAAAACCAAAATTCCCTTCCCAAAAACAAGAATCTATCCATAAGGAAGACCCATCTAAGAAACAAGATCCATTCCAACCACAATCCCCTTCCCAAAAACAAGATACTTTCCATCAACAAGACCCATTAAAGAAACATCCATGCCAACCACAATCCCCTTCCCAAAAACAGGATCATTTCGAGAAACAAGACCCATTAAAGAAACAAGAGCCATCACAACCAAAATCCCCTTCCCAAAAGCAAGAATCTATCCATAAGGAAGACCCATCTAAGAAACAAGATCCATACCAACCACAATCCCCTTCACAAAAACAAGATACTTTCCAGCAACAAGACCCATTAAAGAAACATCCATGCCAACCACAATCCCCTTCCCAAAAACAAGAACATTTCCAGAAGGAAGATCAATCTCAACCACAATCTCCTTCCCAAAAACAGGATCATCTCCAGAAACAAGACCCATTAAAGAAACAAGAGCCATCACAACCAAAATCCCCTTCCCAAAAGCAAGAATCTATCCATAAGGAAGACCCATCTAAGAAACAAGATGCATTCCAACCACACTCCCCATCAGAAAAACAAGATACTTTACAGCAACAAGACCCATTAAAGAAACATCCATGCCAACCACAATCCCCTTCCCAAAAACAAGAACATTTCCAGAAGGAAGATCTATCTAAACCACAATCTCCTTCCCAAAAACAGGATCATTTCCAGAAACAAGACCCATTAAAGAAACAAGAGCCATCACAACCAAAATCCCCTTCCCAAAAGCAAGAATCTATACATAAGGAAGACCCATCTAAGAAACAAGATCCATTCCAACCACAATTCCCTTCACAAAAACAAGATACTTTACAGCAACAAGACCCATTAAAGAAACATCCATGCCAACCACAATCCCCTTCCCAAAAACAAGAACCTTTCAAGAAACAAGATTCACCTCAACCACATTCCCCTTCTCAAAAACAGGATCATTTCGAGAAACAAGACCCATTAAAGAAACAAGAGCCATCACAACCAAAATCCCCTTCCCAAAAGCAAGAATCTATCCATAAGGAAGACCCATCTAAGAAACAAGATCCATTCCAACCACAATTCCCTTCACAAAAACAAGATACTTTACAGCAACAAGACCCATTAAAGAAACATCCATGCCAACCACAATCCCCTTCCCAAAAACAAGAACCTTTCAAGAAACAAGATTCACCTCAACCACATTCCCCTTCTCAAAAACAGGATCATTTCGAGAAACAAGACCCATTAAAGAAACAAGAGCCATCACAACCAAAATCCCCTTCCCAAAAGCAAGAATCTATCCATAAGGAAGACCCATCTAAGAAACAAGATCCATACCAACCACAATCCCCTTCACAAAAACAAGATACTTTCCAGCAACAAGACCCATTAAAGAAACATCCAGGCCAACCACAATCCCCTTCCCAAAAACAAGATCATTTCCAGAAGGAAGATCTATCTAAACCACAATCTCCTTCCCAAAAAGAAGAACCTTTCAAGAAACAAGATTCACCTCAACCACATTCCCCTTCTCAAAAAGAGGATCATTTCGAGAAACAAGAcccattaaagaaacaaaatccaTCCCAAACACAATCCCCTTCCCTTAAACAAGATCCTATCCAGCAACAAGGTCCAATAGAGAAACAAGATTCATCTCAGCAACAATCCCCTTCCACAAAAGATTCATGCCAGAAACAAGACCCATCTAAGAAAGGACAGCCATTAAAAAAACATGAAGTGACCCTGACACAAGAATCTCCTCTACTCCAATGTCTTCCCCAGAAACAAGATCCATCTCAGGCACAATACCCATCCCAGAAACAG GATATATCAAAGAAACAAGAACTATCTCAACCACAATCAACTTCACAGAAACAGGAAACTTTGCAACAACAAGACCCATTAAAGAAACAAGACTCATCCCAACCAAAATCCCCTTCCCAAAAGCAAGACTCTATCCATAAGGAAGACCCATCTAAGAAACAAGATCCATTCCAACCACAATCCCCTTCACAAAAACAGGATCATTTCCAGAAACAAGACCCATTAAAGAAACAGCCATGCCAACCACAATCCCCTTCCCAAAATCAAGAACATTTCCAGAAACAAGACCCATTAAAGAAACAAGAGCCATCACAACCAATATCCCCTTCCCAAAAGCAAGAATCTATCCATAAGGAAGACCCATCTAAGAAACAAGATCCATTCCAACCACAATCCCCTTCACAAAAACAAGATACTTTCCAGCAACAAGACCCATTAAAGAAACATCCATGCCAACCACAATCCCCTTCCCAAAAACAGGATCATTTCCAGAAACAAGACCCATTAAAGAAACAAAAGCCATCACAACCAAAATCCCCTTCCCAAATGCTAGAAACACTGCAGAAACAAGATCCAATAAAGAAACAAGATTCCTTGCAGCAACAATCCCCTTCCCCCATAAAACAAGATCCTTTGCAGCTGCAAGACCCATTAAAGAAAAAAGATCCACCCCAACCACAATCCCCTTCCCAAAAGCAGGATCCTTTTCAGAAACAAGACCCATCTAAGAAACATGATCCATCCCAGCCATTATCTCCTTCTCAGAAACAAGATCCATCTCACCTGCAATCCCCATCCCAGAAAGTGGATTCATCAAGGATACAAGATCCACTTCATCTACAATGCTCTTCCCAAGAAAAAGATCCAGTCCAGAAACAAGATGCTTCTAAGAAACAAGATCCACCACAACCACAGTCTCTTTTCCAGAAACCAGATCCCCAGACTATAGAATCCCTGAAACAAGATTTGTCACCAAAGAAGCAAGATACAAACCAAGAACATGATTTGTCATTAAAACCAGATCCTTTGAAAGAGCCTAGTCTATTTAAAGGCGATCTACTCTCCAAGCAGTCTGACCTATCACAGAGCCAGCAAGAAGCATGGAAAGAATGTTCATTCCAAAAGCAAGACTCATTGAAGCAACCGTACTCCTTTACCCCAAATGATCCACCAGCATACTGGGAATCTTCACAGAGACAGGATCTTCCTATGCAGAAGGATCTACTGAAAAAAGATACACTATCACATCAGCAATTTTCACCACAAGACCCATCCAAAGAATCCCATGTCCCAGATCAAAAGCAGGATGCACCATTACAGCCACAGCCAAGTATATGGCAACACATATTTCCAACTTCACAACAAGATCAAACACACCAACAAAAGCATGGTATATATCTTGAGCAGCAAGAACACCAGTCATTTTTTTACTCATACCACAAAGATGAACCCCAGCAACAGCAACTTTCACAGACATGGGGATGGCAACACGTATTTTCACATTCAAAACAAGATGCATCCCAGAAACATGGTGCAACCCAGCCAGACCAAGCATGGCCAGGGCAACAGCACCCACAGTTCCCAGCTGCACAACAAGCAGGGTTACCTTTCCTGCCGCAACATCAGTCTGCACAGGCAGGGCCTCCTCAACAACCCTGGAGCCAGTCAGAAGGAGAAGCTCAGCCTAAGAAACCGaatcctccccaaccccctcaGAAGCAGACAGCATCTTCACAGCATACATCCGCCCAAGAAACCCCAtctcagcagcaacagcaggcaGAGAAACCGCCCACCAAACATTTCCGATGGCCATGGCAATTGTAA